The following proteins are encoded in a genomic region of Neomonachus schauinslandi chromosome 7, ASM220157v2, whole genome shotgun sequence:
- the LOC110588593 gene encoding neuronal regeneration-related protein — translation MVYYPELSVWVSQEPFPNKEMDGRLPKGRLPVPKEVNRKKDEQIGAASLTPPGSIEFHSPGIGYLHPF, via the exons GTTTATTACCCAGAGCTCTCTGTCTGGGTCAGTCAAGaaccatttccaaataaggaaatggaCGGAAGGCTTCCTAAG ggaagacttcctgtcCCAAAGGAAGTGAACCGCAAGAAGGATGAGCAGATTGGGGCCGCCTCCCTGACTCCACCTGGCAGCATTGAATTCCACTCCCCAGGCATCGGTTACCTCCACCCTTTTTAA